One window of Candidatus Methylocalor cossyra genomic DNA carries:
- the mnmE gene encoding tRNA uridine-5-carboxymethylaminomethyl(34) synthesis GTPase MnmE: MGGSTRDTIAAIATPPGRGGIGIVRVSGEAVPSIMPAVLGKALPPRHAHFGPFLDADGAILDRGVALYFPAPQSFTGEHVLELHAHGSPVLLDLLLRRLLGLGVRPARAGEFSERAFLNGKLDLAQAEAIADLIASTTEQAARSAQRSLEGEFSRRIHQLVEELIELRQYVEASIDFADEDLDFLGEGAMEERLRALDRRLQAIRLTARQGYLLQEGMTVVIAGRPNVGKSSLLNRLAARDTAIVSEIPGTTRDLLREHIHIDGLPVHVIDTAGLRDSLDPVEMEGIRRTRAALHRADRVLLLLDARDREAPASLLGELPTGVPITRIYNKIDLTGLAPGLVETPEGPVIHLSAKTGAGVDALVQHLKASVGYEAAEGVFVARRRHLDSLARACAALQRAASQLGIGTAELLAEELRQAQVALSEITGDFTSEDLLERIFSRFCVGK; the protein is encoded by the coding sequence ATGGGCGGTTCAACCCGCGATACCATTGCCGCCATCGCCACCCCACCCGGTCGGGGCGGTATCGGCATCGTCCGGGTTTCCGGGGAGGCGGTCCCCTCGATCATGCCGGCCGTCCTCGGCAAGGCGCTCCCGCCCCGCCATGCCCATTTCGGTCCCTTCCTGGACGCAGATGGAGCCATTCTGGACCGGGGCGTGGCCTTGTATTTCCCCGCCCCCCAGTCCTTTACCGGGGAGCACGTGCTGGAACTCCATGCCCACGGCAGCCCGGTGCTGCTCGATCTGTTGCTGCGGCGGCTCTTGGGGCTCGGCGTGCGGCCGGCCCGTGCCGGGGAATTCAGCGAGCGCGCTTTTCTCAATGGCAAGCTGGATCTAGCCCAAGCGGAAGCCATCGCCGACCTGATCGCCAGCACCACCGAGCAAGCCGCCCGCTCCGCCCAGCGCTCCCTGGAGGGGGAGTTTTCCCGCCGGATTCATCAGCTGGTGGAAGAGCTGATCGAGTTGCGTCAATACGTGGAAGCGTCCATCGATTTTGCCGACGAGGATCTGGATTTTCTGGGCGAAGGCGCCATGGAAGAGCGGCTGCGGGCGCTCGACCGGCGCCTGCAGGCGATCCGCCTGACCGCGCGGCAGGGTTATCTGCTGCAGGAGGGCATGACCGTGGTGATCGCAGGTCGCCCCAATGTGGGCAAGTCCAGCCTGCTCAACCGGCTCGCCGCGCGCGATACCGCCATTGTCAGCGAAATTCCCGGCACCACCCGGGACCTTCTGCGCGAGCACATCCACATCGATGGCTTGCCGGTGCACGTGATCGACACCGCGGGCTTACGAGACAGCTTAGACCCGGTGGAAATGGAAGGCATTCGCCGCACCCGCGCCGCTCTCCACCGGGCCGACCGTGTGTTGCTGCTGCTGGATGCCCGTGATCGGGAAGCGCCTGCCAGCCTCCTGGGGGAGCTGCCAACGGGCGTTCCCATCACCCGCATCTACAATAAGATTGATCTGACCGGCCTGGCCCCCGGTTTGGTGGAGACGCCGGAGGGGCCGGTTATCCATCTTTCCGCCAAAACCGGCGCCGGGGTCGATGCTCTAGTGCAGCACCTCAAGGCAAGCGTGGGCTACGAGGCAGCGGAGGGCGTCTTCGTCGCCCGCCGCCGCCATCTCGACAGTTTGGCCCGGGCCTGCGCGGCCCTTCAACGGGCCGCTTCCCAACTCGGGATCGGCACCGCAGAATTGCTCGCCGAAGAACTCCGCCAAGCCCAGGTCGCACTTTCCGAAATCACCGGCGACTTCACCAGCGAAGATTTACTGGAGCGGATTTTTTCCAGATTCTGCGTGGGCAAATGA